A window of the Brassica napus cultivar Da-Ae chromosome C5, Da-Ae, whole genome shotgun sequence genome harbors these coding sequences:
- the LOC106401100 gene encoding mediator of RNA polymerase II transcription subunit 25-like translates to MSSELKQLIVVVEGTAALGPYWQTIVSDYLLKIIRSFCGTALNGERNPVSNVELSLVIFNSHGSYCACLVQRSGWTKDVNIFFNWLSSIQFAGGGFNEAATAEGLAEALMMFSPPSGQAQPSNDLKRHCILITASNPYSLPTPVYRPKLQNPERYENGHAQSESRLSDAETVASYFSRCSVSLSVVCPKQLPKIRALYNAGKLNPQSADLSIDTVKNAFYLVLISENFVEARAALSHSATNLPQTTQSPVKVDRATVAPSLPVTGQPLAPVPSANGPIMSRQPVSVGPVPIATVKVEPSTVSSMAAVPTFPHIPSVAGPATQAIPSAQTSSASPVSHEMVTKAENAPDVKPVVGGMTPQLRTGPPGGANVNLLNNLSQVRQVMSSAALAGASSSGQSAVAMHMSNMISTGMATSLPPSQTAFSSGQQGNTSTAGSGALAGTEQAGQSPAPNNAFSPQTTSNVASNLGVSQPMPQPMQGMNQGSHSGAQMMQSGISMNQNMISCIGQGNVSSGTGGMMPTPGVGQQAQSGIQQLGGSNSSAPTVQLSQPSSGAMQPSQSKYVKVWEGNLSGQRQGQPVLITRLEGYRSASASDSLAANWPPNMQIVRLISQDHMNNKQYVGKADFLVFRAMSQHGFLGQLQDKKLCAVIQLPSQTLLLSVSDKACRLIGMLFPGDMVVFKPQIQNQQQQQLQQQQQIQQQQQIQQQQQQQQQQIQQQQQHHHQQQQLPQLQQQQHQMSQLQHHQQQQLSQLQHHHQQQQTSPLNQMQQSTSPLNQMQQQQQPQQMVGSGVMGGQAFGQAPGRSQQGGGGGGQPTMPGAGFMG, encoded by the exons ATGTCGTCGGAGTTGAAACAGCTAATCGTCGTTGTTGAAGGCACCGCTGCCTTGGGTCCTTATTGGCAGACCATCGTCTCCGACTATCTCCTCAAAATCATCAG GTCTTTCTGTGGCACTGCGTTAAATGGAGAG AGGAACCCTGTTTCTAATGTTGAGCTGTCACTGGTGATCTTCAATTCTCATGGCTCATATTGTG CGTGCTTGGTTCAACGGAGTGGCTGGACGAAAGATGTTAATATTTTCTTCAATTGGCTTTCGTCCATACAATTTGCCGGTGGTGGTTTCAATGAGGCTGCCACAGCCGAAGGCCTTGCCGAAGCATTGATG ATGTTTTCTCCTCCTTCAGGCCAAGCGCAACCAAGTAATGATCTGAAAAGGCACTGTATCCTAATCACAGCCAGCAACCCTTACTCGTTGCCAACACCTGTATATCGTCCAAAATTGCAAAATCCGGAACGGTATGAAAATGGCCATGCGCAATCTGAAAGTCGTTTATCAGATGCCGAGACAGTGGCATCATATTTTTCTAgg TGCTCTGTTTCATTGTCTGTTGTGTGTCCAAAGCAGCTTCCAAAAATAAGAGCACTATACAATGCG GGAAAGCTCAATCCACAAAGTGCGGACTTGTCAATTGACACGGTTAAGAACGCATTCTATCTTGTCCTGATCTCAGAGAACTTTGTGGAGGCACGTGCTGCCTTAAGTCATTCTGCTACAAATTTGCCACAGACCACCCAAAGCCCTGTGAAAGTGGACAGGGCCACTGTTGCTCCATCTCTTCCAGTCACTGGCCAACCTCTAGCTCCTGTGCCATCAG cCAATGGACCTATTATGAGTCGGCAACCAGTCTCTGTCGGACCAGTTCCTATTGCTACTGTGAAAGTT GAGCCTAGCACTGTATCTTCTATGGCAGCAGTTCCAACTTTTCCTCATATCCCGTCCGTAGCTGGGCCTGCTACACAAGCAATTCCTTCAGCTCAAACATCTTCAGCATCACCAGTCTCTCATGAAATGGTCACCAAAGCCGAGAATGCACCAGATGTTAAGCCTGTAGTTGGTGGAATGACGCCACAATTGCGTACTGGCCCTCCTGGTGGAGCTAATGTAAATCTGCTGAATAATCTTTCTCAAGTTCGACAAGTCATGAGCTCTGCAGCTCTGGCGGGTGCATCCTCGTCGGGGCAAAGTGCGGTTGCAATGCATATGtcaaatatgatatcaacaggAATGGCTACATCTCTGCCTCCTTCACAAACTGCGTTTTCATCTGGACAGCAGGGAAATACTTCAACGGCTGGTTCGGGTGCATTAGCGGGGACTGAACAAGCGGGACAAAGCCCGGCTCCTAATAATGCCTTTAGTCCTCAAACAACGTCGAATGTTGCGTCAAACCTTGGTGTTTCGCAACCAATGCCGCAACCAATGCAAGGGATGAACCAAGGAAGTCATTCTGGAGCACAGATGATGCAAAGTGGAATTTCCATGAACCAAAACATGATTAGTTGTATCGGTCAAGGAAATGTCTCCTCTGGAACAGGTGGAATGATGCCTACTCCAGGAGTTGGCCAACAAGCGCAATCAGGAATACAACAGCTTGGTGGTAGTAACAGTTCAGCTCCTACTGTGCAGTTGTCACAGCCATCGTCGGGGGCTATGCAGCCTTCTCAATCCAAATATGTTAAAGTCTGGGAG GGAAATTTATCTGGGCAGAGACAAGGGCAGCCTGTTCTTATCACCAGACTTGAG GGTTACCGAAGTGCGTCTGCCTCTGATTC GTTGGCAGCCAATTGGCCACCGAATATGCAGATCGTTCGGCTCATATCCCAGGATCATATGAATAACAA GCAATATGTTGGCAAAGCTGACTTCCTTGTGTTTCGGGCCATGAGTCAACATGGGTTTTTAGGACAACTTCAGGATAAGAAGCTT TGTGCAGTCATCCAGCTGCCATCACAGACTCTGCTTCTCTCTGTCTCTGACAAGGCCTGCCGCTTAATTGGAATGCTTTTTCCAGGG GATATGGTTGTGTTTAAGCCACAAATTCAAAATCAGCAACAGCAGCAactccaacaacaacaacagatcCAGCAGCAACAGCAGATCCAGCAGcaacagcagcaacaacaacaacagatccagcagcagcaacaacaccATCACCAACAGCAACAGCTGCCACAACTCCAGCAGCAGCAGCATCAAATGTCACAGCTCCAACATCATCAGCAGCAACAGCTGTCACAGCTTCAACATCATCACCAGCAGCAGCAGACGTCACCGCTGAATCAGATGCAGCAATCAACTTCGCCACTGAATCAgatgcagcagcagcagcagcctcAACAGATGGTTGGGTCAGGAGTAATGGGTGGCCAAGCTTTTGGGCAAGCTCCTGGAAGATCACAACAAGGTGGTGGTGGCGGAGGGCAGCCTACCATGCCAGGAGCGGGCTTCATGGGATAA